The Halorientalis sp. IM1011 genome window below encodes:
- a CDS encoding ATP-binding cassette domain-containing protein has product MIDVSDLTVARGGVTVFEDVSITVEEGEFVALVGPNGAGKTTLLQAINGVLDPESGGVRIDDCAITGCSARELGRLVATVPQDTHVGFDFSVEDIVAMGRTPYHTRFGRSDSEADRRAVRRALERTATAQFAERPVDEVSGGERQRVLLARALAQDTPALLLDEPTASLDVNHQVETLSLVSELAASGKAALAAIHDLDLAARFCDRLVLLADGRVLANGPPAVVLDADPIGSAFDADAAVATHPTTGTPSVTAFGDRRDRDLTVHVVGSGRVAARVIARLHDAGATVTVGPLPDGDFAVETARARDVETVTVSPFASPDGESRQRATALRDAADVTVAADPPAADGIASLLDGQSPVVTVTGGGDAEVGEEDVESDTGGRDRPDGRTERSATVTTVSGVVGAVATLERERELPADD; this is encoded by the coding sequence GTGATCGACGTCTCCGATCTCACCGTCGCTCGCGGCGGCGTCACCGTCTTCGAGGACGTGTCGATCACCGTCGAGGAGGGGGAATTCGTCGCGCTCGTCGGTCCCAACGGTGCGGGCAAGACGACGCTCCTGCAGGCGATCAACGGCGTCCTCGATCCCGAGTCGGGGGGCGTCCGGATCGACGACTGCGCGATCACCGGGTGCTCGGCCCGGGAACTCGGCCGGCTGGTCGCGACCGTCCCGCAGGACACCCACGTCGGCTTCGACTTCTCCGTCGAGGACATCGTCGCGATGGGGCGCACGCCCTACCACACCCGCTTCGGCCGGTCCGACAGTGAGGCCGACCGCCGGGCGGTCCGGCGTGCCCTCGAACGGACCGCGACTGCCCAGTTCGCCGAGCGTCCCGTCGACGAGGTCAGCGGTGGCGAGCGCCAGCGCGTCCTGCTCGCACGCGCGCTCGCACAGGACACACCCGCACTCCTGCTCGACGAACCGACCGCCAGCCTCGACGTGAACCACCAGGTCGAGACGCTGTCGCTGGTGTCGGAACTCGCCGCCTCCGGCAAGGCCGCGCTAGCGGCGATCCACGACCTCGACCTCGCGGCACGCTTTTGCGACCGCCTCGTCCTGCTCGCGGACGGCCGCGTGCTGGCGAACGGCCCGCCCGCCGTCGTCCTCGACGCCGATCCCATCGGATCGGCCTTCGACGCCGACGCTGCCGTCGCGACCCATCCCACTACGGGCACCCCGTCGGTGACGGCCTTCGGGGACCGCCGGGACCGAGACCTGACCGTCCACGTCGTCGGGAGCGGCCGGGTCGCCGCACGCGTGATCGCCCGTCTCCACGACGCCGGCGCGACCGTCACCGTCGGCCCGCTCCCCGATGGCGACTTCGCCGTCGAGACGGCCCGCGCTCGGGACGTGGAGACAGTGACCGTTTCTCCCTTCGCCTCTCCGGACGGTGAGAGCCGCCAGCGGGCGACTGCGCTCCGCGACGCTGCCGACGTGACCGTCGCGGCCGATCCCCCAGCGGCCGACGGTATCGCGTCCCTGCTCGATGGCCAGTCTCCAGTCGTCACCGTCACGGGCGGTGGTGACGCGGAGGTGGGCGAGGAGGACGTTGAATCCGATACGGGGGGTCGCGACCGGCCCGACGGACGAACGGAGCGATCGGCGACGGTCACGACAGTTTCCGGCGTCGTCGGCGCTGTCGCGACGCTGGAGCGCGAACGGGAACTCCCCGCGGACGATTAA
- a CDS encoding universal stress protein — MYDDILVPTDGGEGFDAVLDRTTDIAPDDATVHVLFVVDDRAFLTLDDEMKADVLEDLQSKGADAVGTVADELEAAGLDTVTAIRRGTPAEEIVAYADAEGVDVVTMGTQGDDYTQNILGSTAEKVVADASMPVLTVDLS; from the coding sequence ATGTACGACGACATTCTGGTCCCGACCGACGGCGGCGAGGGGTTCGACGCCGTCCTCGACCGCACGACCGACATCGCACCCGACGACGCCACCGTCCACGTCCTCTTCGTCGTCGACGACCGGGCGTTCCTGACGCTCGACGACGAGATGAAGGCCGACGTGCTGGAAGATCTGCAATCGAAAGGGGCCGACGCCGTCGGGACCGTCGCGGACGAACTCGAAGCCGCGGGACTGGACACGGTCACCGCCATCCGCCGCGGAACGCCCGCCGAGGAGATCGTCGCCTACGCCGATGCGGAGGGCGTCGACGTGGTGACGATGGGTACGCAGGGCGACGACTACACCCAGAACATCCTCGGGAGCACCGCAGAGAAGGTCGTCGCCGACGCGTCGATGCCGGTGCTGACCGTCGATCTCTCCTGA
- a CDS encoding DUF3592 domain-containing protein has product MGFEINGPSSTIGVVLLLVGGLAIVGYGGYSYVTQTSAVDSAVEVNATVTSTGVEEVSQRRGVEYTPSATFEYTYEGQSYNASNVYPGPLTREFGTKETAREQLDGYEQGDTVTAYVPPDRPGSAFLLRERSNKPFIVIGIGVLLSLGGLYSVRNL; this is encoded by the coding sequence ATGGGATTCGAGATCAACGGCCCGTCGAGCACCATCGGGGTCGTCCTCCTGTTGGTCGGCGGCCTCGCGATCGTCGGATATGGAGGGTACAGCTACGTCACACAGACCTCGGCGGTGGACTCCGCGGTCGAGGTGAACGCGACCGTCACGTCGACCGGCGTCGAAGAGGTCAGCCAGCGTCGCGGCGTCGAGTACACGCCGAGTGCGACGTTCGAGTATACCTACGAGGGCCAGTCCTACAACGCATCGAACGTGTATCCCGGCCCGCTGACCCGGGAATTCGGGACCAAGGAGACCGCTCGGGAACAGCTAGACGGATACGAACAGGGCGACACGGTGACTGCCTACGTGCCGCCGGACAGGCCCGGGAGCGCCTTCCTCCTACGCGAGCGCAGTAACAAGCCCTTCATCGTGATCGGTATCGGCGTCCTGCTGTCGCTGGGTGGGCTGTACTCGGTCCGAAATCTCTGA
- a CDS encoding MaoC family dehydratase — MTAEDPADADRRLVEGWQGRFYEDFTVGDVYKHPYGRTVTETDNVWFTNLTMNTNPMHFNEAYAAETEFGERLVDGTFVIALAVGMSVADVSANATANLGYDDIRHHAPVFHGDTLFAESEVIEKRDSESRDHVGIVTTELRAYNQDDELVLSLERTPMVLKREAAEPSAAQPTGWPEGVGTQPEDLE; from the coding sequence ATGACGGCCGAAGACCCAGCGGACGCCGACCGTCGCCTCGTCGAGGGGTGGCAGGGCCGGTTCTACGAGGATTTCACGGTCGGCGACGTGTACAAACACCCCTACGGTCGGACCGTCACGGAGACCGACAACGTCTGGTTCACCAACCTGACGATGAACACGAACCCGATGCACTTCAACGAGGCCTACGCCGCCGAGACGGAGTTCGGCGAGCGCCTCGTCGACGGCACCTTCGTCATCGCGCTGGCCGTGGGCATGAGCGTCGCCGACGTGTCGGCCAACGCCACGGCCAATCTGGGCTACGACGACATCCGACACCACGCCCCCGTCTTCCACGGCGACACGCTGTTCGCCGAGAGCGAAGTCATCGAGAAGCGCGACTCCGAATCGCGGGACCACGTCGGCATCGTCACGACCGAACTCAGAGCCTACAACCAGGACGACGAACTCGTCCTCTCGCTGGAGCGGACGCCGATGGTCCTGAAACGCGAGGCCGCCGAGCCCTCCGCTGCACAGCCGACGGGCTGGCCCGAGGGCGTCGGCACGCAACCGGAGGATCTGGAGTGA